In Haliscomenobacter hydrossis DSM 1100, the DNA window ACCCGCCTGGATGATGCGGTCAAACGCCTCACGATCCACCACCAAATCCTTGATGACCGGGAAAGATTTGGCGCGGAAAGGCTCAATCGTTACCGTGTCGCCGTCCTTGAAGAAACGCATGTGCAATTGACAAGTCGTGGTACCTGCGTTGGGCCCATGTGGGTGTCCATTGATCACCATTGAACAAGTACCGCAGATGCCTTCGCGACAGTCGTGCTCAAATGCAACTGGCTCTTCCCGTTGGGCAATCAGTTTTTCATTGAGTACGTCCAACATTTCCAAAAATGACATGTGCTCGCTGACGTCGTCCAGTTCATACGTGACGAATTCCCCTTTTTTGGCGAATTTGCCACCCTGGCGCCATATTTTGAGTTTTAAATGCATGTTTTCCATTGCGAAAAAAGTTGAGGAGGTTGAGAGGTTGAGGAAGTTGAGGCTACCGCAGGCGACATCGGGTTAGATTTATAAAAAAATACTTCTATGTCGCTCGCGGTAGCCTCAACCTCCTCAACCTACTAAACTTATTTATAGCTTCTGCTCTTGAGTTCTACGTTTTCGAATACCAGGTCTTCCTTGTGCAAAACCGGGTCGGTGTCCCAACCGGTGTACGACCAGGCCGCTACGTAGGCATAGTTGGCATCGTCGCGCAGGGCTTCTCCTTCTTCCGTTTGGTATTCCTCGCGGAAGTGACCTCCGCATGATTCCTGACGGTTGAGGGCATCAATGACCATCAGTTCACCCATTTCGAAGAAGTCGGCCACGCGCAGCGCTTTTTCCAACTCGGGATTGTAATCTCCAGTAGCACTGCCGGGTACAAAAACATCTTTGTAAAACTCAGCACGCAGTTCCTGGATCATGCGGCGCGCTTGGGTGAGGCCTTCGGCATTCCGGGCCATGCCACATTTTTCCCACATGATTTTGCCCAAACGGCGGTGGAAACTTTCAACCGATTGTTTGCCCTGCGCATTCATCAGTTGGTCGATCCGTCCTTTCACATCAGCTTCCGCTTGTACAAACTCAGCTGAATTTGGATCAAACTTCGGGGTACGGATGTCATTGGACAAGAAATTGCCGATTGTATAAGGCAGTACGAAATAGCCATCGGCCAAACCTTGCATCAAAGCCGAAGCCCCCAGGCGGTTGGCACCGTGGTCGGAGAAGTTGCATTCCCCAGCGGCAAACAAACCGGGGATATTGGTTTCCAAATTGTAATCTACCCACAAACCACCCATGGTGTAGTGAACTGCCGGGTAAATTTTCATCGGCATCTTGTACGGATTCTCGCCAGTGATTTTTTCATACATGGCAAAGAGGTTGCCGTATTTTTCCTCCACTACTCTTTCACCGAGCTCCACAATGGTTTTTTGATCCGCGTGGTGGTTGCCTTGCATGTTGGCTTTGGAACGACCATATCGTTCGATGGCCGCAGAGAAATCGAGGTATACCGCGAGTCCAGTTGGGGCAACGCCCAAACCTTCATCACAAGCTATTTTGGCGGCACGGGAAGCGACGTCACGAGGTACCAGGTTTCCAAAAGCCGGATAACGGCGCTCCAGGAAGTAATCGCGGTCTTCTTCGGGGATGTCCAGGGCATTTTTGTGCCCGGAGCGAATGGCCGCAGCATCTTCCTGTTTTTTAGGAACCCATACCCGACCGTCGTTCCGCAAGGACTCCGACATCAGCGTCAACTTGGACTGATAATCGCCACTTACCGGGATACAAGTCGGGTGAATTTGGGTAAAACAAGGGTTGGCCATCAAGGCACCCCGACGTACCGAACGCCAGGCAGCGGTAACGTTGCACATCATGGCGTTGGTAGACAAGTAAAACACGTTGCCGTATCCACCGGTAGCCAATACCACGGCATGTGCGGCGTGGCGCTCCAACTCACCCGTCAGCAAATTGCGGGCAATGATGCCGCGGGCTTTGCCGTCTACCAGCACGACATCCAGCATTTCGTGGCGATTGAACATTTCAACGCTGCCCAAGGAAATTTGACGGGACAAAGATTGGTATGCACCAATCAACAACTGCTGTCCAGTTTGACCACGGGCGTAAAAAGTGCGGCTTACCTGTACTCCGCCAAAAGAACGGTTGTCCAACAAACCACCGTATTCACGTGCAAAAGGTACCCCTTGCGCTACGGCCTGATCAATGATGCTGGCACTCACTTCGGCCAGGCGGTAAACGTTAGCTTCGCGTGCGCGGTAGTCGCCACCTTTAATGGTGTCATAAAAAAGGCGATAAGTGCTATCGCCATCGTTGCGGTAGTTTTTGGCCGCATTGATCCCACCCTGCGCAGCAATCGAGTGCGCCCGGCGTGGACTATCGTGAAAGGTAAAACACTTGACGTTGTAGCCGAGTTCACCCAGCGAAGCAGCTGCTGCTGCACCCGCCAGACCCGATCCGACTACGATGATGTCAAGGCGTCTTTTATTGTTGGGAGCTACCAGCGGCATGGTGGCGCGGTATTTCGTCCACTTTTCCGTCAGATTACCCGCTGGAACTTTACCATTAAGAGCCATATTGATTCAATTTATATTGTAAATAACTTTTTGTTAAATGCACTCGATCTTGCACTCCGCACGATCTCCACACACCCACACACTCACACCCACACTCACACCCTATCTTCACCACCATCCCATAGTGTCGCCATAAACGTAAATGGGGATAATGGCAAACCCCGCAGGAATCAACACCGAATAGGCTTGTCCCAATGCTTTGATGAACCGCGTATACTTGCTGTGGTTAAGACCCAAGGTTTGAAATGCGCTTTGGAAACCGTGCCAAAGGTGGAAAGCAATTGCGATCATGGAGACTACATAAATCACCACAAAGATGGGATCAGCGAACGCAACCATCACCGGGGTGTACAAATCTTTGATCACTTCACCGCCGTAGGAAGCCATGGGCACATTGCCAAGTTTCATTTGTAGCCAAAACTGGTACATGTGCAACACGATGAAAATGAGCAAAATGGTACCCAACCAACCCATTCGGGTAGCAGCACGTGCATTGGTTCCCACTGCGCGGGTTACTTTTACCGCGTAGTTTTGTCCCCGGGCGCTCGCATTTTGTCTCCACAACAAAAGCCCCTGAATGGCGTGCAACACAATCGACAGATAAAGGGTATAGGAGACGGCTTTGATAATTTTGTTGTGCGTCATAAATTCCGCATACAAATTAAAATCACGTCCACCATCATCTTTCATCAAGTATAGGTTACCCAATAAATGCACGGGAAGAAAGGAAATCAGGAAAAGTCCGGTAAGCGCCATCAGTACTTTTTTACCGATGGAAGAGGTCAAGAACCCACCGAACCAGCTCAATCCAACTGGAGAAAGCGTGTTTGTAAGCCAACTCATGTGTTTTCGTTTTGTGTTTTGTGTATTTTTGCAGCAGCAGCAACCATTGACAACATTCAAGTGTTGTGCCTTAAACCATCTACAAAGCTATATATTCAAGGCTAGAAGCACAAAAGTGTTCTGATCTAGTTGCAGCTAAAGCATTTATTTAGAATGGTTCAAAATTAAGGACTAGTGCGCAAAATGTTAATTCGTGAAAATTGACGTTTTCCGCAACAATCCCATTTTTCAAAATGGCAGAAGAAATAAACATATCAATTACAGGTTTTCTGGAACAATTTCCAGAAGTAAAGTTGCCCATTACCTTGACCGATGAATCCAGCCGAATTTTCAGTCAAACCAATGAGCCTTTTCCCCAACGCATGATCGATCAGTACCTCATCCCCCTGGAAGAGGATGGCGTAGACGAATTTACGGAGTTTGTACCCTGCTTTCGCATTCCCGAAACCTACGATTTTCATGCCGTAGTGTATTGGATGGCCCAGCTGATGAACTACCAGTACGTGATGGTCACCTTCACCAAAGATGGACTGCTGATCGATAAAAAAGTGTTGGCAGGAACCTTCTACGACGGAAAATCGTTGCTTACCTCCGTAGCGACCATTGATGAAGATTGGACCATGTTGATCGTATCTGGCCAATCCGATTCCGATACCACCTACGATGCCTCCGGTACCCGCACTCAAAAATTAGAATTGCTGCCGGAAGGGCAGATTATAACCCATTAACCAAAATGACAAAAAAGAAGTACCCGAAAAGGGGGCACGGTGAAACCCGCAAACTAAGCGCTAAAGAACTGCAAAAAGACATCCTGCTGCTTTTCCAAAAAGATCCTAAAAAACGCTTGAACCCCAAGCAGATCGCCAACAAACTGCGCATCGACAACAACAAAGATTCCATTCTATACGCCTGTGAAGAATTGGCCAAATTGGGCTACCTGGTTCAATTGGAAGATTTCAAATACAAACTCCGTGGCGCTGCGGCCAGCAGTAACCTTGGCCCCGGACGCAAAGTATTGGAAGGCACCATGGACATGACCCGTACCGGAGCGGGTTATGTGAGTGTGGAAGGCCGGGAAAACGACATTTTTATTGCGTCCAAAAACATGAATACCGCCTTACACGGCGATAAAGTCAGAATCAAAGCCTGGCTGCCGCGTGGCCGCAATCGCCCCGAAGGAGAAGTTACGGAAGTACTGGCACGCGCCCGCGAACATTTTGTCGGTACCATCTGGATTTATCCACGTTATGCAGTAGTGGTCGTTGATCCACCTTCCTCACTGGAAATCCTGGTTGATCCCTCCAAACTCATGGGGGCCAAAGACGAAGAACGCGTCGTGGTAAAAATTGAAAGCTGGACTACCGGGCAACACCGCCAACCCATGGGGGTTCTGACCTATGTGCTCGGCAAAGCCGGAACCCACGACATTGAGATGAAGGGTATCCTGATCAACAATGGCTTCAACCTGGAGTTTCCACCCGAAGTCATCAAGGAAGCGGAAGCACTGGGTACCGAAATTCCGGAAGTGGAAATCGCCATTCGCCGTGACATGCGCAAAACGCCCACTTTTACCATCGACCCCGAAAATGCCCGTGACTTTGACGATGCCCTTTCTTTCCTGTACTTGCCCAACGGCAACCTGGAAGTGGGGGTTCACATTGCCGATGTGACCCATTATGTTCACGAAAATACAACGTTGGACAAAGAGGCCCTGGCTCGCTCCACTTCGGTGTATTTGGTCGACCGGGTTTGCCCCATGTTGCCCGAAAAGCTGTCCAATGAGTTGTGTTCTTTACGCCCCAATGAAGACAAGTTGACTTTTTCGGCGGTATTCACTTTTGATGCGCATGATAAAATTGTGGAGCGCTGGTTTGGCAAAACGGTGATTCATTCCGATCGCCGCTTCTCTTATGAAGAAGCACAGGCGGTACTGGACAGTGGCGAAGGGGATTTTGCCAAAGAATTAAAAGTGCTCAATGCACTCGCCCACAAGCTGCGCAAAGAGCGTTTCAAAAAAGGCGCCATCAATTTCGAATCGGAAGAAGTGCGTTTCCGGCTGGATGACAATGGGGTACCCATTGAGGTGTTCACCAAAGAGCGCAAGGACGCCCACATGCTGATCGAAGATTTCATGTTGCTGGCCAATAAAGAGGTCGCCACGTTTGTATCCAATAAAGGCACGCAGGATGGCGCAGAAATCCCTTTCGTTTACCGTGTACACGACGAGCCCAATACGGATAAGGTGGAAGAACTGGCCCGTTTTGCCCGCCAAATGGGGGTAGAAATGAACGTGACCACTCCGAAAGACATTGCCAACTCCTTCAATAAACTGGCAGCCCTGGCCGAAGAAAACGAAGCGCTGAGCATCCTCGGGCCGATTGCCATCCGCACGATGGCCAAAGCCGAATATTCGAGTGACAACATTGGCCATTACGGCCTGGCTTTTGATTTTTACAGCCACTTCACCTCGCCGATTCGCCGGTATTCGGATGTGCTGGCGCACCGGATTTTGTTCGACAACCTCAAAGCCATCCACCGCGTCAACAAGGAAAAACTGGAGGAAATGTGCAAACACGTCTCCAAACAGGAACGCCGGGCCGCGGACGCCGAACGGGAATCGATCAAGTACAAACAGGTAGAATTCATGTCCAAACACCTGGGCGAAGTTTTCCCAGGCTTTATCTCCGGCATCGGCGACCGGGGCATCTTCATCGAACTGCGCGGCAACCGCTGCGAAGGCATGGTGAGCTTCGAAACCATGAACGAACCCTTTGAAATCGACCCAGGCCGCTTGCGGATTCGGGGGACGTACAGCAAAAAGGAATACACCATGGGGCAAGAGATTCAGGTGCGGATTGCAAGTACGAACTTGCAGCGGCGGCAGATTGAGATGGTTTGGGTGGAGGGGGAAGCTGTTTAAGCTTGTTGCTTATAAGCCATCATCATGCTCTCCTTCACCGTAATACTTCAGGAAAATGATTTTTTTATCCTGAACAGCATAGTGAATGCGGGTTGAAGAGGGTCGTTGGGTGACCCTGATCCTCCATTCTTTGATTTTGCTGAGAAATTCATCATGCAGATCTGAACTTCCAGATTCTGCACTTGTCGAAGTAAGCTTTTTTACAATTGCCATAAAGATTGCTTCTCGATGGGTTGTTCGGTGAATCACGCTCTTTTTGAACGCTTTTGAAAACTCAAAATCAAACCGATATTCTGCTCCAGCAAAGAATTTCCGCCTGACCAATTCTAGACCTTTGATAAAATTTGAATCAAACGCTTCAATACTCGTTGGGAAAAATTGAGCAACGGCATCAAGAAAATTGAGCCAATCTTCCGCAGCGTTCAATATTGTTGGTTGAAGCTGATGGCTATGACAGTCGCAAGTAAAGGAATAGGCAGCACCAATGCTCAGTCTATTGTATAAACCCACGCAGAAATAGAAGTTTTCTTCCAAATCGATCAATGCGTGCACCAGTTTCAAAAAACTTTCATGTGCATCAGGATTGGTGTAGTTGACAACTAAAGGAGGGGTAATGTCACACACCGGAGGGAATTCAAAGCAAGAATCGGTATGTTGATAAAATTTTTGGTGAATGGTAACAATGAGAGGATTTCTTAAGTCACTTCCAAACCAGGGGTGCATATTGGGATCGCCCACCAATATGGTTTGCAACTCGTCTGTCCACCAAATCTTACAAATGTCGTATTCATCCAACATTTCCAAGTGATCGAGCAGATGTTCGAGGAAAGCATCTCTTTTCTCGTCATCCCACCAATCTTCGTCCGCAATAAACAATAAGGAAGGTTCAAATACAGCGTTCATGAAGCGTTACCGTTCGCGGGGATTCTTTGATTTTTGCGTTTTTTCAGGCCAGCCTGCATGATTTTCATTTGTTCGTTGGCTGTTTGGTCAAAGAAGTCGGGCGGCCAGTTGACGATGCCTTTGGTTTCGTCAATTTTTACCTCTTCGTATACGGAACCGTTTTCGGAGGGTTTGATGAAGTAGATACCAATTAAATCTTTCAAATTGAGGGTTTCATCTTCGACAATCCGGCGAACCAGACGGTTGATGACGTGGTCGCTGTGGGTTTCGACAAATACTTGTTTGCCGGAAAGTGCCAGGCTTATGAAATAGTCAGCCATTTGCATTTGGAGGTTGGGGTGGAGGTGGATTTCGGGTTGCTCGAGCATGAGGGTAGCACCTTTTTCCATTCGCAAGCCTTCCAGGATGATGGGAAAAATTTGGCTGACGCCAAAACCTACATCAGCGATACCTACACGGGTTTCATCGTAGGTGCTGGCTTCCATATTGAGGTAGATGATTTTGTTGGTAATTTCTGCTTCGAAGTTGGGTATTTTCATGAGTTCAAACCACTTCTGGAGGGCAGAGTGAAGGGTTTGGTTTGGCAGGGTTTCAAAGCTGTCAATAGATTGATTGTAGAAGTAATGGTTGTTGATTCGTTTGTTTTGCTCGGTTAGGTAGAGGTAGGCGGCATTTTCTCCTTTGTTGCCAATTTCTGTGGTATCATTTTCGTATATGTAACGGCGCTCGGGCTCTCCCCTCAATGGCCCTATATAAGTAAAGGAGCGGAAGAGAATTCCCAAAATTTGTCTGAATTGATAAAAAGAATCAAATTTCAAAAAAGGGCCATTAGAACCTAAAGAATAGTTAAATCCTCCTGTTAATGTAAATGAACTAGGAAATAGATTTGAAAATTTGAGTTCAATTTCTGCTTTAGAGAGGTTATGTGGAAAGTTTTTCCATTCTACGATATACTTCCTGTTCTGCTTGTGATGGACGTGAATTAGCATCACATCGTCCTCATTCGTATTTAATGCCGTTATCTTTATAAAAATACGTTTCACTAACGCAGATCTCAAATGCTCTAAAATACCATCGTCATAGTTACCATCTTCCATCTTTAAAGAAACCTCGTATTCTATTGAAAAGCCTTCATTTGGTGGAAAAGCATATTCATGATCTATAAGTTCATCAATGAAAAAGTATATATTTTTCATTACTTCTATTTCATCATTGAGTATAAATTTAAACTTAAAAGACATCTCCTCATCGATATCTTTTCTAAAAAGGTTATCTTGAAATAACCCAAGCTTAACAAAACGGTCATTTAACAACAAACTCTGATTAGGGTTCTTACTCTCCAACGTCTGCTTCAACAACAAAATACTCTGCAAAATCGAACTCTTCCCACAGCTATTCGTCCCGCACAAAATGGTAATGGGTTTGACTTTGAGGTCATCCAACTTTTGAAAAGCCTTAAAATTCTCCAGCGTAATATTTGTCAGCATAGGTTTATAGCGTTGTGTAGTCAGAATTCAGCGTTGCTTATTGCCGCTGAATATCACCTAACTAAGCTCCGCGGTATTGAGCTTTACAAAGATAGGGCAAAAAACGCTTATTCGCCAGACTCACTCCATCCCGCGAGAAAATCTTTTGCCATTTGTAGCTTAATGTCTCCTTTTACGTGCAATTCCACCACCCATCAGGCCTTCGATCAATTCAGTTGTTTTTTCATCAGCTTGATGCTCATTCGGCAAAACGTTGTCTCCGCTTTCTTCTGGCATTTTGTCCATAAATTTAAGCTTTAAAACTATTCAATCGTCAAGTGCTCCAAATCATTCAAATCTTTAAACCGGCCGCTAGCAGCCTTGTTTTTTCTCAAATCTTCTAAAGAAATAAAATTAATTGGGATACCTTCAATTTCTACGATCTGCTTTTTTGAAAAACACTCATCAAATTGCACCCCATCAATAGAAGTGATCACTTCTATTTTATAAGGCGGCATTCCCATCCCAACCACGCGCTTTTCATTTTGAAATGCATCTATCAAATCATTTGCACCAGGAAGGCCGAAATCTTGAAGTACGGATACAATTTTAGAAGCATTTTCAGGTGACATGAGTACCCAAATGTCCATGTCTGCGGTATACCGAACGTACCCATGTAGCGCAACTGCATACCCTCCTACCAGGAGATAAGCAACCTCATGGTCGTACAGTAACCGTAAAAAATCTTTGAAGTCGGGAGGTAGTGTTATCATAACCAGCTAGGCGCATACGCAAAAGTTCAACTGCAGCAAGTCGCTCTTGCGGTGTTTTGGTCAACCAATATAAGGTTTCTTCAAGTGGATCTTGGTCAAGAGTCCCCACCTTAACAACAGAAAGATCAATCTGGCGAATTGTTTTTTCCATAATTCAAAGATAAACAAAATATTTTAGTTACAATCCATACCAACAACAAAAAAGGCCGCCGATCCAGTTCCCTAAATCGGCGGCCATGCTGCATGTTGAAGAAAAATCTCGGTCTATAATCCCACAACTAGAGTCATGGGCCTTGGTCATTTCAAAAGGATAGACCCAGGCACTTGAAAAAATGCTGCCCGGGTCTATCTTTTTTTTATGGTTTTGCGAAATAAATATACTTGTTGATCTTTTTGCGGATGCCGACGTTGATGCCCCAGTTTTGATAACGCTGGTCGATGGCATAATCTTTGGCGGTGAATGAACCTGTATTGCGCAATACGTAAGGCTCCAGCACCAGGCGCAAACGAGGGGTGATGGGGTAACTCGCCGCAATACTGCCGTACCAGGCAATCCCTAGGGAGTTGCGGAAAGCAGGATAGGCATCCGGTTTGTTGCTGGAGAATTCCAGCGTTTTGTTCAAGTCCGGTGCCAGGAAGTTTCCGTGTTGGTTGAAGGCCATGTTGAGGTACACCCCGGCGTTGGCCGAGAGGGTAAATTTGCCCAGATTGTTGCGTTCGTAACCCAGAATGACCGGGATATCGATGGTTTGAAAGCGATTGTTTTGTGTGGTTTGTTGGTAACTAAATGTTTCGCGGTGGGTGCCATAACTGATCCCGCTACGCACGGCAATGCCGTCGATGGAAATCATCGAGAAACGTAAGGCTACCCGTTGTCCGGCTTGCACCAGTTCCGATTGTTCTCTGGCTTGCCGATACAACTCAAATTCAGGTTCACGAGCTTCCAGTGTGCGGGTGGGTACATCTACTGCCCCAAACAGCTCACCATATACCCGCCAACCTCTGGTGCGAGGGACGTACAAAGGACGGCCTTCCAGCGCAAAAACGGGCTCATAGGCTACATCAAAACTGCGTGGATCAAGTTCGTTCAACTGCGCCAGTGGAAGCGTCTCCTCTTCCGTAGCTACAGCTTCAATTATTGCTTCGGTTTGGTTGGCACCGGCAAGATTGGCATTGTTTACATTGCCCGATGTTACTACCTGATCAGGGGGAAGTGAATTGAGTATGGCTTGCTGTATAGTATTATTTTCAGTGTGGGCTTGATTGGAAATCCTGGATTCATCCTTATCGAGCGAAACCTCCTGCTTTGTATTTCCGGCGACTCGGGTTTCTTTTTGATGGAGCAGCTTTGCCGCAGAAGTACCCGTAGTTTTTTCGCCCGTGTCCGGTTTAGTACTGCCAATACTTGTAATTGCGGTAGGGATTTCCTCCGCATGGATGCTTTTTGTTTCCAGCTCTTTTGCCGCATTGGCCTGAACCTGATCCGAGCTTACAGCGGGAGCTTTTTTCAATTCCTGCTGCTGAATCGCGGGAACTTGCGGGGTATTCTCCTCCTGATTTATCCAAAATAGCAATGCCCCGACCGTGCCCAACAAGAGGACGGCGGAGCTCAACCACAAACCCAATTTGCGCCGATTCTTTTGTTTGATTTGCGCAGTTCGGCGGGCGTCCAGTGCATCCCAAAGGTGCATGGGTGCGTCCATGCTGTGGTCGTGCAGTCGATCCCGAAACAACGCATCGATGGGATTGCGCTCACTCATACGGTAACTTTTTGTAAATTCATGACCATGGCCTGCAGCATCTTGCGGGCTTTTACCAATTGCGACCGCGAAGTACTTTCTTGTACCCCCAGCAT includes these proteins:
- a CDS encoding succinate dehydrogenase/fumarate reductase iron-sulfur subunit, which codes for MENMHLKLKIWRQGGKFAKKGEFVTYELDDVSEHMSFLEMLDVLNEKLIAQREEPVAFEHDCREGICGTCSMVINGHPHGPNAGTTTCQLHMRFFKDGDTVTIEPFRAKSFPVIKDLVVDREAFDRIIQAGGFISASTGQAQDANAIPVPKELASASFDAAACIGCGACVAACPNASAMLFVSAKVSHLALLPQGKVEAKRRALAMVKQMDLEGFGNCSNVTACEAECPKEISVENIARLNREYISAAFAYEEKEDKGGGAG
- a CDS encoding fumarate reductase/succinate dehydrogenase flavoprotein subunit — protein: MALNGKVPAGNLTEKWTKYRATMPLVAPNNKRRLDIIVVGSGLAGAAAAASLGELGYNVKCFTFHDSPRRAHSIAAQGGINAAKNYRNDGDSTYRLFYDTIKGGDYRAREANVYRLAEVSASIIDQAVAQGVPFAREYGGLLDNRSFGGVQVSRTFYARGQTGQQLLIGAYQSLSRQISLGSVEMFNRHEMLDVVLVDGKARGIIARNLLTGELERHAAHAVVLATGGYGNVFYLSTNAMMCNVTAAWRSVRRGALMANPCFTQIHPTCIPVSGDYQSKLTLMSESLRNDGRVWVPKKQEDAAAIRSGHKNALDIPEEDRDYFLERRYPAFGNLVPRDVASRAAKIACDEGLGVAPTGLAVYLDFSAAIERYGRSKANMQGNHHADQKTIVELGERVVEEKYGNLFAMYEKITGENPYKMPMKIYPAVHYTMGGLWVDYNLETNIPGLFAAGECNFSDHGANRLGASALMQGLADGYFVLPYTIGNFLSNDIRTPKFDPNSAEFVQAEADVKGRIDQLMNAQGKQSVESFHRRLGKIMWEKCGMARNAEGLTQARRMIQELRAEFYKDVFVPGSATGDYNPELEKALRVADFFEMGELMVIDALNRQESCGGHFREEYQTEEGEALRDDANYAYVAAWSYTGWDTDPVLHKEDLVFENVELKSRSYK
- a CDS encoding succinate dehydrogenase cytochrome b subunit; translation: MSWLTNTLSPVGLSWFGGFLTSSIGKKVLMALTGLFLISFLPVHLLGNLYLMKDDGGRDFNLYAEFMTHNKIIKAVSYTLYLSIVLHAIQGLLLWRQNASARGQNYAVKVTRAVGTNARAATRMGWLGTILLIFIVLHMYQFWLQMKLGNVPMASYGGEVIKDLYTPVMVAFADPIFVVIYVVSMIAIAFHLWHGFQSAFQTLGLNHSKYTRFIKALGQAYSVLIPAGFAIIPIYVYGDTMGWW
- the rnr gene encoding ribonuclease R, whose translation is MTKKKYPKRGHGETRKLSAKELQKDILLLFQKDPKKRLNPKQIANKLRIDNNKDSILYACEELAKLGYLVQLEDFKYKLRGAAASSNLGPGRKVLEGTMDMTRTGAGYVSVEGRENDIFIASKNMNTALHGDKVRIKAWLPRGRNRPEGEVTEVLARAREHFVGTIWIYPRYAVVVVDPPSSLEILVDPSKLMGAKDEERVVVKIESWTTGQHRQPMGVLTYVLGKAGTHDIEMKGILINNGFNLEFPPEVIKEAEALGTEIPEVEIAIRRDMRKTPTFTIDPENARDFDDALSFLYLPNGNLEVGVHIADVTHYVHENTTLDKEALARSTSVYLVDRVCPMLPEKLSNELCSLRPNEDKLTFSAVFTFDAHDKIVERWFGKTVIHSDRRFSYEEAQAVLDSGEGDFAKELKVLNALAHKLRKERFKKGAINFESEEVRFRLDDNGVPIEVFTKERKDAHMLIEDFMLLANKEVATFVSNKGTQDGAEIPFVYRVHDEPNTDKVEELARFARQMGVEMNVTTPKDIANSFNKLAALAEENEALSILGPIAIRTMAKAEYSSDNIGHYGLAFDFYSHFTSPIRRYSDVLAHRILFDNLKAIHRVNKEKLEEMCKHVSKQERRAADAERESIKYKQVEFMSKHLGEVFPGFISGIGDRGIFIELRGNRCEGMVSFETMNEPFEIDPGRLRIRGTYSKKEYTMGQEIQVRIASTNLQRRQIEMVWVEGEAV
- a CDS encoding DUF3696 domain-containing protein → MLTNITLENFKAFQKLDDLKVKPITILCGTNSCGKSSILQSILLLKQTLESKNPNQSLLLNDRFVKLGLFQDNLFRKDIDEEMSFKFKFILNDEIEVMKNIYFFIDELIDHEYAFPPNEGFSIEYEVSLKMEDGNYDDGILEHLRSALVKRIFIKITALNTNEDDVMLIHVHHKQNRKYIVEWKNFPHNLSKAEIELKFSNLFPSSFTLTGGFNYSLGSNGPFLKFDSFYQFRQILGILFRSFTYIGPLRGEPERRYIYENDTTEIGNKGENAAYLYLTEQNKRINNHYFYNQSIDSFETLPNQTLHSALQKWFELMKIPNFEAEITNKIIYLNMEASTYDETRVGIADVGFGVSQIFPIILEGLRMEKGATLMLEQPEIHLHPNLQMQMADYFISLALSGKQVFVETHSDHVINRLVRRIVEDETLNLKDLIGIYFIKPSENGSVYEEVKIDETKGIVNWPPDFFDQTANEQMKIMQAGLKKRKNQRIPANGNAS
- a CDS encoding DUF6036 family nucleotidyltransferase, which codes for MITLPPDFKDFLRLLYDHEVAYLLVGGYAVALHGYVRYTADMDIWVLMSPENASKIVSVLQDFGLPGANDLIDAFQNEKRVVGMGMPPYKIEVITSIDGVQFDECFSKKQIVEIEGIPINFISLEDLRKNKAASGRFKDLNDLEHLTIE